TTTATACGCAGCTGGTGCTTATATGATGTGGGGAGTTCTTCCGATTTACTGGAAATGGGTGGGGGAAGTTCCTGCAGAAGAGATATTAGCACATCGTATTGTTTGGGCATTTGTTTTTATGTTACTAATTTTGGGAGTATCGAGACGATTGGGGCAATTTCAGAGTGAACTTGTGAGTCTTTTTAAACGACCTAAATTATTAATTTCATTAACGATCGCTTCCGTTTTAATTAGTGGGAATTGGTTTGTGTACATATGGGCTGTGAATCAGAATCATATCATTGAAGCGAGTCTTGGTTATTATATTAATCCTCTTGTAAGTATTTTACTTGGTACAGTTGTTTTGAAAGAAAAACTTAACTTTTGGCAATATGTTGCAGTTGGTTTAGCAGGAATAGGTGTTATTATTTTAGCGTTTCGATACGGTTCAATTCCATGGATTGCTCTTTCACTGGCATTTACATTTGGGTTATATGGGTTAACCAAGAAATTGCTGAATTATGATGCAATGATAGGACTTACGATGGAAACAATGATTGTGACGCCTCTTGCATTCATTTATTTAGTTATGATTGGTGAGCATGGTTTTGGTTCGTTTGGCTCTATTTCGTTTACTTCAACGCTAATTTTAATGGGAGCAGGGACTGTTACTGCATTACCACTTTTTTATTTTGCAAAAGGAGCACAACTTATTCCGCTATATATGATTGGATTTTTACAATATATTTCTCCGACTATTAATCTTATTTTAGGGGTTTTTGTGTTCCATGAGCATTTTACATCGGCTCATATGACAGCATTTTTCTTTATTTGGGTTGCATTATTGATATTTTCGGTGGCAAAAACAAAGTTTTTGCTTCGTAAGCAACCAAAGTTTCTTAAAAATAAATCAGCAAAAGTATCATAAAGCGTAGTATTTTCTACGCTTTTTTCTTTATACTTATAGTATAGAATTTCCATTACTGCAAGTAGGGAGCTGGAAATATGGAAACAATTTTACATAATGATCCGCTTATGGCAGCTGTAATTGCCTGGTTTTTGGCGCAATTAACGAAAGTTATTTTTAAGTTAGTAAAGACAAAAGAGTTCGATTTTGCACAGTTTTTTGCTTCTGGTGGAATGCCAAGCTCTCATTCTTCAACAGTTACAGCGTTAGCAACAGGAGTTGGCATGGTGGAAGGAGTTACGAGTGCAGTGTTTGCTGTAGCAGCCATTTTTGCCATTATTGTCATGTATGATGCTTCAGGGGTAAGGCTTGCAGTAAGTAAACAGGCGAAGATTTTAAATGATTTTTTTCATGGCAGACAAACCGAATATAAAAAGCTGAATGAGCTTGTTGGACACACGCCTTATCAAGTGGTTGTCGGAGCTATTTTAGGAATTGTTGTTGGAATTGGATATTGTTTATGAGCAGAATGTGTATTTACATGTTCTGCTTTTATCATTTTAACCGAGAAGCCCCCCTCCTCTAAACGAAGTGAAGGTGGGGGTAGTTCAATTGTTTTATACATAATTGCGTGCGAAGTGGCATATCGTATACGGATTTAGAAAGGGTAGGTGAAAAGGGTGTTATTATATGAAAAAGTGCGTCAAGAAGTCGAGCGGAAAGTTACTGCACTTCGAACGATGCAATATCAAGATGGGGCTTGGCGTTTTTGTTTTGAAGGTTCTCCATTAACGGATTGTCATATGATTTTTTTACTAAGATTATTAGGACAAAATGGTGAGATGGAGCCATTTGTTACTCGAGTTGCATCTCTTCAAACAAATGAAGGAACCTGGAAGCTATATGAAGATGAATCTGTTGGCAATTTGTCTACTACAATTAATGCATATGTCGCTTTACTTGCTTCTGGAAGGTATACGAAAGAAGATATAAATATGAAGCGTGCAGAAGCGTTTATTCGGAGGCAGGGTGGGATTACAAAGGCTCACTTTATGACGAAGTTTTTATTAGCGCTTCATGGAGGATATGAATATCCTTCTTTATTTCACTTCCCAACACCCATGTTATTTTTACCTGAAGATTCCCCGCTTAGTATATTTGAGCTAAGTAGTTCCGCACGTATTCACCTCATTCCGATGATGATTTGTATGAATAAACGATTTACTGTGTCCAAAACGATTCTTCCTAATTTAGATTATATTTCAGGTGGGAGTAAAAAGCAGTGGTTCCGTGAAGAACGTTCATCATTGTTTCAAAGGCTTCTTGGTGACGTGAAAAAGTTTTTATCTTATCCGTTATCTTTACAACATAAGGGATATAAAGAAGCAGAGCGTTTTATGATTGAGCGGATTGAAACAAATGGAACACTATATAGTTATGCGAGTGCTACATTTTATATGATTTATGCATTGCTTGCACTTGGGCATTCGATTCAGTCACCGCTTATTTCCAATGCAGTATTAGGGTTGAAATCTTATATATGGAATATGAACAAGGGGACACATCTTCAAAATTCACCATCTACAGTGTGGGATACAGCTTTACTAAGTTATTCGTTGCAAGAAGCAGGTGTACCAAATGATAACCAAATGATTCAAAAAGCGACAGATTATTTGTTGCAAAAACAACATAAGGAGAAAAAAGATTGGAGTGTGCATGCTCCATCACTAGACGCTGGAGGTTGGGGCTTTTCTGATGTGAATACAACAATTCCAGATATTGATGATACAACAGCTGCCCTAAGAGCGATAGCACGAAGCCGAGAAGGAAATCAAAGAATAGAAGAAGCTTGGAGAAAAGGCATTGAATGGGTCAAAGGGTTACAAAATATTGATGGAGGCTGGGCAGCTTTTGAAAGAGGTGTAACGAGTCATTTTCTGACTCATTTACCACTTGATAACGCAGGAGACATGACTACGGACCCATCTACGTCAGATATTACAGGTAGGGTGTTGGAGTTTTTTGGAACATATGCTCCGCACCAGCTAAAAGATGACCAAAAGGATCGAGCAATTAAATGGTTAATGCAAGCACAGGAGAAGAATGGATCATGGTATGGAAAATGGGGAGTGTGTTACATATACGGTACTTGGGCAGCCCTCACAGGTTTACGTGCTGTAGGAGTTCCATCTAATCATACAGCTTTACAAAAAGCAGCTACATGGTTAGAGCGTATTCAACATAACGATGGAGGTTGGGGAGAGTCTTGCAGGAGTAGCATAGAAAAGCATTTTATTTCGTTACCGTTTAGTACACCATCACAAACGGCATGGGCACTCGATGCACTTATTACTTTTTATGATACGGAAACACCTGTCATTCGAAAAGGGATTTCTTATTTACTTGCACATCTAAATCAGAATCAGGATTATCCTACAGGCATAGGGCTACCAGATGGTTTTTATATTCGCTACCATAGCTACCATCATATATTTCCAATCCTTACTTTTGCGCATTATATCAAAAAATATATGAAATAAACCGAGAAATGATCTCGGTTTATTTCATTTTGTATGGGTAGTAGTAGGTCCCAATTGCAAAAGGATAAGGGCGAGATAGCGCCTTATTTTTGTTTAGACTGGCGTTTTTGACGTGCATCGGCGGCGTCAGCACGTGCATTTGCTTCTAAGTCATCATGATCAGCAAGTTCACGAGAGAACTCTACATCGATGCCATCAGAAGTTTTGCTATACCCTAGGTTCTTTTTGTTCATTCGACACAATCTCCTTGTGTTTATGCTATGTTGCAAGTTTAGTTTGACACAAATAGACTTTTTTATACAAAAAGGATTTGGAAAGCATAAAGCCGAAATATACAGTATAAGTAATAGAAATGGGGGATAGGGATGGATTTTTTACATGGGAAAACAGCTGTTGTAACAGGAGCAGCGCAAGGGATTGGGAAAGAAATTGCTTGTACTTTTGCAAAGTTAGGTGCAAAGGTGTTAATCAGTGATGTAAATGAGAAGAAATTAAAAGAAACAGCAAGAGAATTTTTAGATCAAGGATATGAAGTAAGTTTATACGCATGTGATGTGAGTAATCAAAGTGAAGCGAAATCGTTAGTCGAATACGCAGTTCAAACATTTGGAGAATTACATGTTTTAGTGAATAATGCAGGGATTACAAGAGATGCGATGTTACATAAAATGGAGAAATCAGCTTGGGAGCAAGTAATGCAAGTAAATTTAACAGGTGTGTTTTATTGTATGCAACCGGCACTTCTTTACATGAGGCAGCAACAATTTGGACGTATCATCAATATTTCTTCGATTAGTAGGGAAGGTAATATTGGGCAAGCAAATTATGCTGCAACGAAAGCGGGCGTCATTGGATTAACAAAAACGGCAGCAAAAGAAGTGGGCGGATTTGGTATTACTTGTAATGCCATTTGTCCCGGTTTTATGGATACAGATATGACAAAAACAATACCAGATAAAGTGAAAGAGAAGATGGTTGGTGCAATCCCAGTTGGAAGAATTGGAATGCCACAAGATATCGCGAATGCAGCGGCCTTTTTCGCTTCAGAGTATGCTTCTTATATTACAGGCGAGGTATTAAATGTGAGTGGTGGCTTGCAAGTGTAAGAGATAGTTCCATATTTTCAAATATGTTACGGAATAAAATAATTGGATTTTCTAAAAAATTTGTTACATAATAAGTAGAGCCTGACCAACCTTGGTCAGGCCCTTTCATTTAGTTTAGGTTCACCCAAACACTCTTCACTTCTGTATAGTTATTTAATGCATAAGAACCCATTTCACGGCCAAGGCCAGATTGCTTAAATCCACCAAATGGAGAAGCTGCATCAAATACGTTGTAACAGTTTACCCATACTGTACCAGCACGAACTTTACTTGCAATGTAATGTGCATTCTTTACATTTTCTGTCCATACACCAGCGGCTAAGCCAAATGATGACTTATTTGCACGTTCAATTACTTCGTCAATATCATTAAACGGCAATGCAGAGATGACAGGACCAAAAATTTCTTCTTTTGCAATTGTCATTTCATCATTTACGTCCGCAAATACAGTTGGAGCGACGAAATAACCTTGCTCGTATGGTTTGTTTCCACCAACAAGTACTTCTGCGCCTTCTTCGATCCCTTTTTCAATGTATCCCATAACGCGTTTTTGTTGTTCTTCAGAAACAAGAGGTCCAATTGTAGTTTGTGGATCTAGACCTGCACCTTGTGTTAATTTTTTTGAATATAGAACAAGGTCAGCCATAACATTATCATACATTTTCTTTGGAATAAATAAACGTGACCCTGCACAGCATACTTGACCTTGGTTAAACATAACACCGGAAAGTGCTGCTGGGATTGCTCGAGATAAATCAGCATCTGGTAAAATAATATTCGGTGATTTACCTCCAAGTTCTAATGTAACTCGTTTTAATGTTTCAGATGCTTGTCTCATAATTTGTTTACCAACCGGAGTAGAACCCGTAAATGCAATTTTATCAACGAGAGGATGATTGACAAGAGCTTGTCCAGCTGTCTCGCCAAATCCTGGTACGATGTTGACAACGCCTTTTGGGAATCCAGCCTCTTCAAATAATTCAGCTAAGTATAGAGCGGAAAGAGGTGTTTGTTCTGCTGGCTTCAATACGATTGTACAACCAGTTGCAAGAGCAGCCCCCATTTTCCACATTGCCATAAGGAGTGGGAAGTTCCACGGAATAATTTGCCCAACAACACCAACAGCTTCATGGCGTGTATAGTTAAAATATTCACCAGAGACTGGGATTGTTTGACCGACAATTTTTGTAGCCCAGCCAGCGTAATAACGCATATGTTCAATTGCAAGCGGAATGTCTGCTGCTAATGTTTCGCGAATTGGTTTCCCATTATCCAATGTTTCAAGTTGTGCAAGTTCCTCTTTGTGTTCCTCCATTAAATCTGCAAGTTTATACATAAGACGGCTGCGTTCAGCGCCGCTCATACGCGACCAAGGTCCTTCATCAAATGCAACTCTAGCAGCTACTACAGCTTTATGAATATCTTCGCGACCAGCTTCGGAAACAATCGCAAGTGTTTCGCCAGTTGCTGGGTTAGGAGTTTTAAATGTCTTTCCGGAAGCGCTTTCGACGAACGCCCCATTCACATATAATTTTTTTGTTCCTTGAAGAAACTTTTCTACTTTTTCATGAAGATTTACAGCTAGTTGACTCATTGTACAACCCCCTTGAAAATATAATGTAAACGCAGTACGAGACGGCGTTTATTCCTGTAACAAAGTTGTAAAGAAACTAGATGGAAGACCTCTAATTTTAATCATAAATAATAAAGACTGAAAATTCAAATTTCATTTACATTACAATTGTAAAAATTATGTAATACAGAGTTGGATTCTATATATTTGCAAAAAATCTTTCTAGTTTTTCTTTTCTAGTAGGAAAAACTAGAAAAACAATGTTACAATTATACATCGTGAGAGGAGGGAGAAAATGAAGGATTATCATGATGATCCACGCTTTCGAATTGCCCATAGAGAGGCGTTAATTGGTCTTGGACTTGCTTTTATCAATTTTATAATATGGTATGGATTTGCCTATGGGCTTGGGAGTAAAGATCCAAGTGAATATACATATGTATTAGGTTTTCCGGCATGGTTTTTTTATAGTTGTATAGTCGGTTTTGGTGTAGTAGTTATACTTCTTATTTTAATCGTGCGTTTTGCATTTCAAGATATTTCGCTCGATGAGGAAGAAAAAAGTGAGGAATGATAAATGAATTGGTACGTAATAATCCCAATGATAATTTCTTTTATCGTTGTATTTTTAATTGGTGTATATGCATCCAGACGTGTACAAGCAACTGCTCATAATAAATTTTTACAAGAATATTTTCTTGGAGGACGTGAGCTTGGCGGTCTATTATTAGCTATGACAATGATTGCTACGTACGGTAGTGCGAGTAGTTTTATCGGTGGACCTGGAATTGCATACAATATGGGGCTTGGATGGGTATTATTATCAGCAATCCAGGTTGTAACGGGTTACATTGTCTTGACGGTAATTGGTAAAAAGTTTGCAATCATTGCAAGAAAGATGGAAGCAATTACGCTTATTGATTATTTAAAAGGAAGATATAATCATAAAGCAGTGGTCATTCTTTCAGCAGTATGTATTATTATCTTTTTATTTTCGGCAACAGTTGCTCAGTGGGTTGGAGGCGGAAGGTTAATTGAATCGTTAACAGGTCTTTCGTATACAACGGCTTTATTTCTTTTTACATTCTCTGTACTTGTATACGTTTTAATTGGTGGATTCCGCGCAGTTGCTTTATCTGATACATTGCTCGGCATTATTATGTTAGCAGGTACGACAATTATTTTAATTGCAACAGTGATTGCTGGTGGCGGGATTGAAAAGATTATGCAAGAACTGGTTCGAATTAATCCCAATTTAATTACACCATTTGGTGCAGATGGCAGTTTAACGAAAACGTATGTGACATCATTTTGGATATTAATTGGTGTTGGTGTTGTTGGATTACCGCAAATTAGCGTGCGTGCGATGTCTTATAAAAATTCAAAAGCGATGCATCAAGCTTTAATTATCGGGACAATTGTTGTTGGTACAATTATGATTGGTATGCACTTAACAGGTGTATTTGCACGCGTGGTGCTTCCAGGCGTAACTGTACCAGACAAAGTAATGCCACTTCTTGCGATGGAAGTATTGCCACCTTGGCTTGCTGGAATCTTTTTGGCTGCCCCAATGGCGGCAATTATGTCAACGGTAAACTCACTTTTACTACTGGTGAGTTCATCCATTATTAAAGATATATATGTGAACTATATAAATGAAAATGCGGCGGATACAACAATAAAAAAAGGAAGTCTATGGATTACGGGTATCATTGGTTTACTTGTATATGCCGCAGCTATTAAACCGCCAGATTTCTTAATATGGTTAAACTTATTTTCCTTTGGTGGCTTAGAAGCAGCATTTATTTGGCCTATTGTTTTAGGGCTATATTGGAAGAGAGGGAATGCAGTTGGCGCGCTTGCATCCATTCTGGTTGGTGTGAGTTCTTATATGCTATTTCACCTTTGTTTTCCAAATCCGTTTGGTATACATACAGTTGTGTTTCCGATTTGTTTTGCTTTCATTGCGTATGTAATAGGTAGTATGTTAACTTCAAATAAAGTGAAACTTTAATTAGTGGGAGGCTTCATTTCCTACCTAACTTCTTTGTTTTGGCTGAATTTTGAGGTGGAAGTGTTACTGTCCGCAAATAGCGGGATAAAGTAGCATAAAGATATAGATTTGAATAAAATATACAAATTGGATAGGTTCTATATTTTTTAATCAATGATAGAAAAAGATGATTAGGTTGGGGCAAAAGAGTTTATGCTTTAACCAAATAAATTTGGTGAAAAAATAGGCAATATAAAAAGTAGGGCTTTTATAGATTCAATAAGAGCTCTACTTTTTATAATTAAAAACGTAATTATGATGCAAATTTATGTGTAGGATAGGTTGGATAGTTATTTTTATGTTTATGGAAAAGTTTTCGAAAAACAAATCCGTCTAGACCAACACGTCCAGCGTTATGTCCTGCAACTAAAACCAGTATAGACAATAGTATCATATTTGGATTTGTACTTATAGTTCCACTTAAAAGAAAAGCAGTGTTCATAATAATCCCGAAAAATACAGCGGTTTTGGTTAGCCCTCCTAAAAGAAGTCCAAGCCCAACTGAAATTTCTCCCCATTGTACGAGAAAGCTAAATAAATCAGCATGTGGAAGAGCAAAATGTTGTAGAAAATCAGCCCACCAGCCTTGTACAGCTGGATGATCTCCACTTGCTTTGGCAATTGCACCTTTTAAAAACCCGCTTGCGTCAAATGACTGACCAAAAAGCTTTCCTAATCCAGCAGATAACCAAGCGTATCCTAAATATAAACGAAGGGGTAATAGAATAAATAAAGCTTTTTTGTTATTACGTAAAAAATCAATAAACATAATAAATTCCTCCGATACATAATAAAATGTATTTACAAGTTTATTATGTATTTTTGTGAATCGAATCACAATGAACGAAATTTGAACAAATGGTTCAATCCAGTGGTTGTTTGAATAATTCATCGTTTGTTCAAAAAGCAGTGTGTGAATACAGTGTGATTTTAATTTATGGCGTATATGGTTTAAAAAATAGTTAACATGTATTTTGGTTTATACCATAATAAGAGGTGCAGGGATGGGGGGGAAGTGCCATGAAAAAGGTGCTTTTTTTGGGAGATCCAGGTATTGATGATTCTTTAGCCATTATGTATGGGCTATTACATCCTGAGATTGAAATCGTTGGGATTGTAACTGGATATGGAAATGTAACACAAGAGCAAGCAACGAGCAATGCTGCGTATTTAATGCAACTAGCAGGCAGAGAGGATATACCGATTATAAATGGAGCAAAAATGCCATTGTCAGGTGAATTTACAACATATTATCCGGAAATTCATGGAGCGGAAGGATTAGGGCCAATTCGCCCTCCAAAAACGATTCAACCAAATATTAAATCGTTTTGTGCAATCTTTGACATAATCCAGCGTTATAAAAAAGAAATTATTATTGTTGATACAGGAAGATCAACAAGTTTAGCAACGGCGTTTATATTAGGTAAAGATATAATGAAAGATGTAAAAGAATATTACTGTATGGGTGGAGCATTTCTTGTTCCAGGGAATGTTACCCCTGTAGCAGAGGCGAATTTTCATGGAGATGCACTTGCTGCAAATTTAGTCATGCAGTATGCAAAAAACGTAACATTAATCCCTCTAAATGTTACAAGTGAATCAATCGTTACACCTGAAACTGTGCATTATATAAAAAAACATTCACAAACTGCATTTAACAAATTAATTGAACCTATATTTCAATATTATTATAAGGCATATAAGAAAATAAATCCGAAAATTACCGGAAGCCCCATTCATGATGTGCTTACGATGATGGCAGTTGTAAATCCTTCTATGGTTGAATATGTATATCGGAAAGTAGAAGTTGATTTAGAAGGTAGTGCAAAGGGGGAAAGTATCGCTGATTTTCGGCCACAACCCGATGCGAAAGCTCTTAAAAATTGGGTGCGAATTGGGTGGAAATTAAATTATAAGAAATTTGTTGAAAATTTTGTTCGAATTATGACGTAGACATAATAGGAGAT
This sequence is a window from Bacillus pseudomycoides DSM 12442. Protein-coding genes within it:
- a CDS encoding YfhD family protein, producing MNKKNLGYSKTSDGIDVEFSRELADHDDLEANARADAADARQKRQSKQK
- a CDS encoding prenyltransferase/squalene oxidase repeat-containing protein; translation: MLLYEKVRQEVERKVTALRTMQYQDGAWRFCFEGSPLTDCHMIFLLRLLGQNGEMEPFVTRVASLQTNEGTWKLYEDESVGNLSTTINAYVALLASGRYTKEDINMKRAEAFIRRQGGITKAHFMTKFLLALHGGYEYPSLFHFPTPMLFLPEDSPLSIFELSSSARIHLIPMMICMNKRFTVSKTILPNLDYISGGSKKQWFREERSSLFQRLLGDVKKFLSYPLSLQHKGYKEAERFMIERIETNGTLYSYASATFYMIYALLALGHSIQSPLISNAVLGLKSYIWNMNKGTHLQNSPSTVWDTALLSYSLQEAGVPNDNQMIQKATDYLLQKQHKEKKDWSVHAPSLDAGGWGFSDVNTTIPDIDDTTAALRAIARSREGNQRIEEAWRKGIEWVKGLQNIDGGWAAFERGVTSHFLTHLPLDNAGDMTTDPSTSDITGRVLEFFGTYAPHQLKDDQKDRAIKWLMQAQEKNGSWYGKWGVCYIYGTWAALTGLRAVGVPSNHTALQKAATWLERIQHNDGGWGESCRSSIEKHFISLPFSTPSQTAWALDALITFYDTETPVIRKGISYLLAHLNQNQDYPTGIGLPDGFYIRYHSYHHIFPILTFAHYIKKYMK
- a CDS encoding aldehyde dehydrogenase family protein; translated protein: MSQLAVNLHEKVEKFLQGTKKLYVNGAFVESASGKTFKTPNPATGETLAIVSEAGREDIHKAVVAARVAFDEGPWSRMSGAERSRLMYKLADLMEEHKEELAQLETLDNGKPIRETLAADIPLAIEHMRYYAGWATKIVGQTIPVSGEYFNYTRHEAVGVVGQIIPWNFPLLMAMWKMGAALATGCTIVLKPAEQTPLSALYLAELFEEAGFPKGVVNIVPGFGETAGQALVNHPLVDKIAFTGSTPVGKQIMRQASETLKRVTLELGGKSPNIILPDADLSRAIPAALSGVMFNQGQVCCAGSRLFIPKKMYDNVMADLVLYSKKLTQGAGLDPQTTIGPLVSEEQQKRVMGYIEKGIEEGAEVLVGGNKPYEQGYFVAPTVFADVNDEMTIAKEEIFGPVISALPFNDIDEVIERANKSSFGLAAGVWTENVKNAHYIASKVRAGTVWVNCYNVFDAASPFGGFKQSGLGREMGSYALNNYTEVKSVWVNLN
- a CDS encoding DoxX family membrane protein, which encodes MFIDFLRNNKKALFILLPLRLYLGYAWLSAGLGKLFGQSFDASGFLKGAIAKASGDHPAVQGWWADFLQHFALPHADLFSFLVQWGEISVGLGLLLGGLTKTAVFFGIIMNTAFLLSGTISTNPNMILLSILVLVAGHNAGRVGLDGFVFRKLFHKHKNNYPTYPTHKFAS
- the rarD gene encoding EamA family transporter RarD, yielding MESQKALQKQGVLYAAGAYMMWGVLPIYWKWVGEVPAEEILAHRIVWAFVFMLLILGVSRRLGQFQSELVSLFKRPKLLISLTIASVLISGNWFVYIWAVNQNHIIEASLGYYINPLVSILLGTVVLKEKLNFWQYVAVGLAGIGVIILAFRYGSIPWIALSLAFTFGLYGLTKKLLNYDAMIGLTMETMIVTPLAFIYLVMIGEHGFGSFGSISFTSTLILMGAGTVTALPLFYFAKGAQLIPLYMIGFLQYISPTINLILGVFVFHEHFTSAHMTAFFFIWVALLIFSVAKTKFLLRKQPKFLKNKSAKVS
- the panF gene encoding sodium/pantothenate symporter, which produces MNWYVIIPMIISFIVVFLIGVYASRRVQATAHNKFLQEYFLGGRELGGLLLAMTMIATYGSASSFIGGPGIAYNMGLGWVLLSAIQVVTGYIVLTVIGKKFAIIARKMEAITLIDYLKGRYNHKAVVILSAVCIIIFLFSATVAQWVGGGRLIESLTGLSYTTALFLFTFSVLVYVLIGGFRAVALSDTLLGIIMLAGTTIILIATVIAGGGIEKIMQELVRINPNLITPFGADGSLTKTYVTSFWILIGVGVVGLPQISVRAMSYKNSKAMHQALIIGTIVVGTIMIGMHLTGVFARVVLPGVTVPDKVMPLLAMEVLPPWLAGIFLAAPMAAIMSTVNSLLLLVSSSIIKDIYVNYINENAADTTIKKGSLWITGIIGLLVYAAAIKPPDFLIWLNLFSFGGLEAAFIWPIVLGLYWKRGNAVGALASILVGVSSYMLFHLCFPNPFGIHTVVFPICFAFIAYVIGSMLTSNKVKL
- a CDS encoding divergent PAP2 family protein; translation: METILHNDPLMAAVIAWFLAQLTKVIFKLVKTKEFDFAQFFASGGMPSSHSSTVTALATGVGMVEGVTSAVFAVAAIFAIIVMYDASGVRLAVSKQAKILNDFFHGRQTEYKKLNELVGHTPYQVVVGAILGIVVGIGYCL
- a CDS encoding nucleoside hydrolase; translated protein: MKKVLFLGDPGIDDSLAIMYGLLHPEIEIVGIVTGYGNVTQEQATSNAAYLMQLAGREDIPIINGAKMPLSGEFTTYYPEIHGAEGLGPIRPPKTIQPNIKSFCAIFDIIQRYKKEIIIVDTGRSTSLATAFILGKDIMKDVKEYYCMGGAFLVPGNVTPVAEANFHGDALAANLVMQYAKNVTLIPLNVTSESIVTPETVHYIKKHSQTAFNKLIEPIFQYYYKAYKKINPKITGSPIHDVLTMMAVVNPSMVEYVYRKVEVDLEGSAKGESIADFRPQPDAKALKNWVRIGWKLNYKKFVENFVRIMT
- a CDS encoding YhdT family protein; the protein is MKDYHDDPRFRIAHREALIGLGLAFINFIIWYGFAYGLGSKDPSEYTYVLGFPAWFFYSCIVGFGVVVILLILIVRFAFQDISLDEEEKSEE
- the fabG gene encoding 3-oxoacyl-ACP reductase FabG, translating into MDFLHGKTAVVTGAAQGIGKEIACTFAKLGAKVLISDVNEKKLKETAREFLDQGYEVSLYACDVSNQSEAKSLVEYAVQTFGELHVLVNNAGITRDAMLHKMEKSAWEQVMQVNLTGVFYCMQPALLYMRQQQFGRIINISSISREGNIGQANYAATKAGVIGLTKTAAKEVGGFGITCNAICPGFMDTDMTKTIPDKVKEKMVGAIPVGRIGMPQDIANAAAFFASEYASYITGEVLNVSGGLQV